CGCTGAGAAAATATCGTCGATTATGCAAAGACCAGGACAGGACCCTGTTGCCAAGGACGATGTACCTTGGTGGATGAAGTATGCTGGACGAGGACTCGGCACCGTGGGTAGTATAAGTATGTTTTGTAACATAACATGTATTGTGAAATATACATCATTATGGAATTAACTTACTGTCATTACTTTCTTTTACAGcaaaattcttatattttttagaatttacataaaaaatgtatataataattcatgtTTTGTATAGACATATACAGTATTAACATACAATATGCATTTATGGTTTGtgatttttatatacttaCAACTAATTATATAGAACTTAAACATCTTAAATCATCTATTGTTATCACTATAAACATTTTCATTACTTATGTTTACATTATTTACACAatagttatttataatttttgtgaATTTGTTATAGTTGCAATTATTCTTGGAGGATGGAATTGTTTATCAATTCTGATGGGTTCGGTAGATTGCCTAATAAGTGGTATGTGGCAAATGGTGGCTGGTTTTATAGTTGCAACAATAGAAGCACCATGTTGCTGTCTATTTATTGATTATGTACAAAACTTAAGTGATTGGGTGGAAAAGAGACCATATTGGAATAGAGCAGCTGGATATTGTATGTaagtttaaa
This DNA window, taken from Bombus fervidus isolate BK054 chromosome 14, iyBomFerv1, whole genome shotgun sequence, encodes the following:
- the Fwe gene encoding calcium channel flower isoform X1, coding for MSFAEKISSIMQRPGQDPVAKDDVPWWMKYAGRGLGTVGSIIAIILGGWNCLSILMGSVDCLISGMWQMVAGFIVATIEAPCCCLFIDYVQNLSDWVEKRPYWNRAAGYCIMAIPSVLLCFGMSSLFGSGLIFATGVIYGLMSLGRKAPLREMRSAATNIEVPSSSMQATLVENAQPMSFTNRPDSNV
- the Fwe gene encoding calcium channel flower isoform X2 codes for the protein MSFAEKISSIMQRPGQDPVAKDDVPWWMKYAGRGLGTVGSIIAIILGGWNCLSILMGSVDCLISGMWQMVAGFIVATIEAPCCCLFIDYVQNLSDWVEKRPYWNRAAGYCIMAIPSVLLCFGMSSLFGSGLIFATGVIYGLMSLGRKGTRPDPAGMTSGVSSPQGTVPPTTDHHTTLVEDPDVWRPT